GGTCTTCCAGTTCCTGCTACCACAGCAATTAGGAATGAAAGACCTCTGCAGTAAACTctacttttttccccagtactGGGGGACTGGAATCTTCTGGATTATGAGAAATCTGGGGTAATATTCCTGCTCTAGACCTGAGCTGGATTTTCAAGGCTTCAGGGGGCTTATGACACTGTCAGGCTTGCACAGGGTAATCAGCTTTGCAGCAGAACTCTGTTCAGGCAGAAACCAGCAATGTCTGTGCAGCCAGACCGAGGTCTGCGTTTGTGCTGAGGTGAGCCACAAATGCTGCAGGCATCAGGAGCCGTGGGGAGCGGGGAAGAGCCTCCCAAATCAGGATGGCTTCCAGAAATAAGCCTGCTCAGAGTTGTCTGGTGGTGTGAGCTGGTGAAGGTCTCTCCTTGTGCAGGATACAGGCCTCTCAGCTGGTCTGACTCTGCAGCTGGCACGGGGTTAATATGAACCAAACTGCTGCTTCAGCCCGAGGAGCTGTGTGAGACCCCCAGGGGCCAAGGGTTGAAGCAGTGAAGCCAGTCATCCTTGCCCCCTCACTGCAGCTATCAGGAATTTCTAAGAACCCTGGCCTGGGGTGAGGGGTGCACCCAGCATTGGGGCTGGTATCCTCCCTGCTTCAGGACACGAGTGTATTTCCAGGTGGAGCAGGATCCTGCACCACTCTGAGGGACAGACTCCAACTGTCTCCTTTCTCTCCACctccttgtgctgctccaggtgtTCCGTaggtgctgtgtgctgctggcagagatgTTGTTGTCCCTACCTGCACCACATGGACTGCAGAGCAATGTCACTTCACCCTCTGCAGCCACCACCCAGCCACTTCCACCCTGTGTCAAGTCTTGTTGGGCTTGTAGCTAATCTGTGGCAGCTCATGTGATAACCTTGAGCTGGAGACACATCAGATACCTCTTTTCTCAGATCATCTATATGCACAGAAAAAATGGTGAGCAAACCTCCCCCAGGTCCTCTGTGGCAATAAATCCGCCATACACCACCCATATTTGTCAAGCTGCTGCGGGAAATGAGAGTTAATGGGAACTGCTTTCTACTTCGCATGACTTCTGCTAAAAAGGTCCATTTTAAACAGTCTAAAAGAGCTTGGTAAATGATTAATCAATTCTTGCAGCATTTGACAGGGCAGTAGTTTGTTTATGGCTTATTATGTTTAGCTACCTATGATTCTTTCTGCTAGGACATGTATACTCTCCTTAAAAAGCACCTGATAGTGACTAAGTGTTTGCTAACCTGTAAAATAAACTTAAATATAGGAAAATGTCCTTCTATTTAAAGGACAAATTGTTTCCTGATGGGTTCTTTAAAGAGTGATGCTCTTCCTGAACCACCAGGAAGGTAAACATATGCAGAATCACAGtatattctgagttggaaggggcccacaGGCATCATCCTTTAGTCCAGTTCTTAAGGGAATGGCCCATACAGGAATCAAAACCCTGACcttggtgttattagcaccaACTGAGGCAGCCTCAGAGTATTAGAATGCTGAAAATCTGAGGATTCAGGAATCACATAGCTGGAACCTGAATGGAGGCCTGACAAACTTGTGACACAGGTGCTAAGAGACAGGGGAAGGTTCTGGGGATAAATTTGGTCTGGGGGAAGGAGACTCTCAGGGTAGGTGCACTAAGGGGTTTAGGTGTGTAGCTGCCCTTCGAGCTGGCTGATATATGTTTCATCACTTGAAACCCTTGAAGCCCCTGTTTAGCTATAAGAGGGTCTAAAGTCCTGTCTCATTTTCTGCTTATCACAGTGCTGGATATGTCAATGTTTAATCTGTGCATGCTAAGCTCTGCTAAGTTCCTTGGGGTGAGGAATTGGCTTCTTTCAGCCTGGGGGACAGACAGGCCCAGATCTATACCTGATTAGCACCTGATAAAGCGGCCCAAATATAACACAACAGTGCTGGTATCCTTGGGACATCTGACTTCCAGGGCACTGTTGAAGAATTCAGCCCTCCCCTGATTTGGGAGCACTTGCACTCTGGGTGGGTTAATAAagcacctgcagagcagagaggcttTGCAAGGACCAGTTAAATACTCACAGGTAAGGGTCTCTGTGATGCCATAACCCCATGGATGGAGCAAGGATAGGGCTGGATCTGAGCTCTGGGTCAGCTCTGTGCACCCCATAGCAAAAATTCTTCTCACTACCCGTAGGCATCACTCAGGCTGACAGCTCAGCCAGCAGATGTTTAATGCTTTCCAGAGATGTAATGCAGCTTCAGAAACTCATTCAACCTGGTGGAATCTATGCTAGGAATACCAATTTCATCCTTTGCTGCCTCCAGAAGTGCCAGTGCCTGCTCTCCCCACTGATCACTCACATCTCatctcttctctgtgagggGCAGGGCCAGCCTATCAACGCAGCATCCCACGACATCATAGGAGTGAGGAAAACCCAAAATACACTGGAGACAGGATGGCTTGGCTCAGGAGCTCCGGCTTGCTTGGTTTTTGCAATTTTCCTGCCCCTAATCTTCTGCTCCTGGGGAAATCAAGGGATTTAAACCAACTCTCTGGGAGTGAAATCACTGCACAGAAAGCTTAGAAATTTTCCTCACATCCTTTATTCTTGGACAGATTTTTGACTCATGATGTCCatatgttttgggtttttttaatatgttgcCTAAtattaccaggaaaaaaaaaaaaaaaaaaaaaaaaaaaagaaaaaaaaaaaaagaaaaaaaaaagaataaagaagaaaaaagaaagaaaaaaaaataaataagaaaacccTCCCTTTCCATTCCTTATTTTTTCACCTGGAAAATGGTGCAACTTGTCTTACAGGAGAgtcctgtccccagggtggctGTGAGGgtgaaaggaggaaggaagaagaggaagaaagctCCAAAGCCAGCAACTAAGGACTGACCCAGCACATAATAACACCTTCAAagtgaaaatgttgttttgcaAAAACACAAGGGTTTCACTGGAAACCACCAAGGGCAGGGCTTCAAAGCCATTTCAGGAGCCAGGCCAGCGCTGGGAGGCTGCCAGGTCTGAGCACTTTGGGGCTGGCAGAGTGCCCCAAGCACGTGTAATCCAACCTGCTCCCCAAAACCACCCATGTCCTGGATCACCATCTCTTTGGGGCAGCAATAACATTCCTTTTCTTACCCTCCTTCCCTGGCCGGGGCTTTTCTGAGAACACATTTACCCACTCCTGCCCTTTTTCTCAGCTAAGTTTCCCTCATCCCTAGAACACACATCAAAAACTAACCAGGCAGTTAATTTGGGTGGTTTGGGATCTGTTGTGATCGATCCAAAATGTGGTGACCTCTGGCATTTTTAATGGCTGCCTGGGTGGCTTATCATCTCTGTATATTTAGATACTGATGTCATGGTGACACGGGTAAATACAGGCAGCCATTTAttgctgggcacagctctgatgAGCAAACtgcctccttttccccctctccatATAGGCTACTCCTGCACGTTTTCATCCTGTCAGATCACAGAGACCCCAGGGTTGAGCCACCAGTCTCAGTTTCTCCTGCCTGTGTAAATGTTTTGGCTGTAgatgctcagctgtgctgcattAGCTGGCTTGGTAATGCTTGATGCAGCTGGAACACGTCACCTTCTGTGCATTTCTCAGCAAAACAATGTTTTGCTGTAGTCCTGGTCTTGCAATAACTTCAATTTTATATACCTATCCTCATACTCTGTACCAAAACATcttccagccccactgcagtATAGCATCTTGCTTGGCATAAACCCAGGAGCAACAGAGTTGTAATAAATTAGGAGAACTGAATGATAATAAGAAAACAGAGACAGAGATGTAGTGGaatattctctttttcccctgtaaGGGCCAGAGGGGCTTTTCTGGGGTGATGGCTTTGGAGTAGGTAGCAGGGTGGGCAGttgaagggaaagagaaacacaTCCCCACACCCCCACATCCCCATGCAGTTCAGGGAAGGAGCAAAGTGCAGGGAGATGAAACATCTTTTGTCAGCTGCATCCTTGGGAGtgtggtgggagcagcaggtggAGGCTGGGGACTTCAGCACAGCATTTCTCTGCCTGTGTTTAATGCAGAGAGGTTGTGGGCAGGAGAGAAAATCCAGCAGGGCTCATAATTAATGTGAACACAGAGCAGCCTGTGATGTCCAGCTTGTATGCTCAGGTACCAGCCCCTTCCCCTGGCCCCATTCTCTTCCAGGCTCTAGTCTGACTTTCATCCCCTCATCCTTGCTCTGTGGGACAGAGCAAGGCTGCAGCCAAGAGAGGGTCATAGGAATCCTGGCACAGATATGCTCCAAAAAGCATGTCCAAAAAAGCTCAACACAGCTGCCAGTGAGCAGGCTGCCACTACAGAGCAAAGTGAGCCAGAGCCAGAAGGCCgggaggctgggctgcagacagagcagaggagctgcgGCCCTCAGCAAGATTTAATTGGGCTTTTTGGTGTTTATAACTCTCTGTTTTATGAAAAACCATTGCAGGTGTGAGTGGACAAGCTTTGGAAAGGACATTGTGAATGCTGCTTCATGCAGCATCTTGGATTTTCTCTTCACCAGCTGGAGTAAAAGAATTCAGCAGCAAAATTGCTCGCCAGGTGTTGAGGCTGCAAAGGAATAATGGACACTCAGACTACCCACCGCTCGGGAAAACATGGAAACTTTCCGAAGTGGCATGCCAAAGAAAGGCAGTCGACTGAAAATGTCACACCGGTGAAGCAGAAGCCCTCCAAGGAGCTGAGGCCGATGCTGGGTGCCATCTTTCTGGGCCTCATCCTGTTCATTGCTGCAGTGGTGGCCTGGTGCTACTACACCGTGTCCCTGAGGAAGGCGGAGCGGCTCAAGACGGAGCTGATGGACCTGCGGGCAGACGGCTTCGTCATCCGCAACCAGCACGGGGAGGTGGTGTTCCGGCTGGCCTTCCGTTCGGGCAGCCTGGACCTGGAGTCGTGCTCCAAGGAGGGCGAGATCCTGAGCTGCTCGCGCTCGAGCCGGGGGCCGCTCAACTTCTTCATCCAGACGGTGAAGCCCAAGGACACGGTGATGTGCTACCGCGTGCGCTGGGAGGAGCTGGCGGCCGGCCCGGCCGTGGAGCACACCATGTTCTGGGAGGACGCCCACTGGTACGGGGGCTCGGAGATGAGCACCCAGCACTGGCCCATCCGCCTGGCTGGCTACCAGGAGCCCGTGCCCTACGTGACCAGCGACGTCTACTCCTTCCGCGACAGCTTTGGCGGCATCCTCGAGCGCTACTGGCTCTCCTCCAAGGCGGCGGCCATCAAGATCAATGACTCTGTGCCCTTCCACCTGGGCTTCAACGCCACCGAGCGCACCCTCTTCTTCCAGGCCCGCTACAAGGACTCACCCTACAAGCCCCCACCAGGCCAGCAGCCCTTCCCCGAGCTCAGCTACCGCGTCTGCGTGGGCTCCGACGTCACCTCCATCCACAAGTACATGGTGCGCAGGTACTTCAACAAGCCCTCCAAGATCCCTGCTGAGAACGCTTTCCGATACCCCATCTGGTCCACGTGGGCCCTCTACAAGAATGATATTGACCAGGATAAAGTTTTGAGTTTTGCTGGTGAGATTAAGAAGTACCATTTTAACTGCAGCCACATTGAGATTGATGACATGTACACCCAAGCCTATGGAGACTTTGATTTTGACCCTGTCAAGTTCCCCAATGTAACAGAGATGTTTGCAAAGCTGAGGGAAGATGGGTTTAAGGTCACTCTGTGGATTCATCCTTTTATACACGCAAATTCACCCAATTATGAAGAGGGTATTGAGCGTCAGCTGTTCATCAAGGAGCCGTCGGGGCGGCTGCCAGCCATGGTGGAGTGGTGGAACGGCATCGGGGCCATCCTGGACTTCACCAACCCAGCAGCCCGTGACTGGTTCCAGAGCCACCTGCGCCAGCTCCGCCACAAGTACGGCATCTCATCCTTCAAGTTTGACGCGGGTGAGACCAGCTACCTGCCCAAGCAGTTCAGCACCTTCCGCCCACTGTCGGACCCCAGCATCTGGTCCCGGCGCTACACGGAGATGGCCATCCCCTTCTACGAGCTGGCCGAGGTGCGCGTGGGCTACCAGTCACAGAACATCTCCTGCTTCTTCCGCATCATTGACCGGGACTCTGTCTGGGGCTACGAGCTTGGCCTCAAGTCCCTCATCCCCACTGTCCTCACCATCAGCATGCTGGGGTACCCGTTTGTGCTTCCAGATATGATTGGAGGAAACTTCCTCCCAAACAGGAcagagggagctgtggagaTCCCTGACCGGGAGCTGTACGTGCGCTGGCTGGAGCTGTCGGCCTTCATGCCCTCCATGCagttctccatccctccctggcTCTATGACAAGGAGGTGGTGGAGATTGCGCAGAAGTTCACGGAGCTCCACGAGTCGCTGGTGGCCccgctgctgctggagctggcgGGGGAGGTCACCGACACGGGCGACCCCATCATCCGTCCCATCTGGTGGATCTCGCCCCATGACGAGGCCGCTCACAGGATCGACTCCCAGTTCCTCATCGGGGACACCCTCATGGTGGCTCCTGTGCTGGAGATGGGCAAGCAGGAGCGGGATGTCTACTTGCCAGCGGGCAAGTGGCGCAGCTACAAGGGGGAGCTGTTTGAGAAGACCCCAGTGCTGCTCACCGACTATCCTGTTGATCTGGACGAAGTTGCCTATTTCCTCTGGGTTTCCTAACAGCCTCCTCTTCAGCTGTGCAGTAGACTCAGTGATTAGTTTACCAATGGTTTAATGGCCtgagaatttaaataatttttaatgtagcaatatttcagaatgaaatttgAAGGAGACACTGAGACCACTGTTCTGTTTGGCAACTAACAATAACTTATTAAAATGTATTGGATGGGCATCTTTGTTATTGCATCGTGACAAGTGTAACATAGAGAAACACAGCCTCTGCTCATAATCTTTTCCCACCAAGAAGTGCCATGCACGTTTCTTGTGTCTAAATGCAATTACATGGTCTTCTTTGTTACCCAGTTTCACAGATGATCCCCTGGGACACTGAAAATTTCATGTGCTCAGTgaaggaggcagctgcagcaaagtacttttttctttttttttacaaaaagcaaTCTGTGGTTATCCTGAAGAGGAAGGCACACGATTTGCCTTTTTCTCATCATGTTGCAGCTCATGGTGAATTTAATCAGAGTGAAGTAATGTTCAAGTGAAACTTCACCTCCTTTATAACAGATGGGAGCTGATGCAGGAGTTAGGAGTTCGCATTTCCCATGGCCTGAGGTATCTGAGCAGCAAGAAAGCTACAGCACTTTCTCATGCTGTGGCaattgttttctcccttttataAATTACTGAGAACCATGTTCATCGTGTGCATTCAGGTAAGCCTGTAAAATGTGGTGATATCTCATGGTAGTGGAGATTAAATCCTAATATGACATCATGCAGGGGTTTATACTTAGTAGGATCCACATGGGTTTTAGGACCATGTTTAGGACAAAGGGTGCAATCTGTCAGTTGCTAGGAGGGAACTTGGCTTCCTCAGAGAGTTCAGGCAATTAACAAATCAGCCTGAGTACCCAGCTGCCTCAATTTCCCAATGAGAATGTTTTCCCATCCTGTGTTAATGGAGATCCCTGTCCATGGCTGGTGGATCCTTCACTATCCTTCTGCCACACCTCTCCAGAATGAAGATGTTTCAGCAGGTCCTGAAGGCTGGCTGTGAAACACCCTCCACTCTTGGTCCAACATTCCCTGCTACttttaagcaaaaagaaattttaggTTGACACAACTGAGCAGTTTAAGAGAGTCCAGGGGTCTCTGGGCTGCAGTGTGCCTTCCCAAAGTGAGAGACAGACCACTTTGCTGGCTCCAGCTCACTTTCAGTGGGCACATGGGAGGtaaaggtgtgtgtgtgtggcccCAGGGTAAGAGAAAGCTCCCTTTTTTTAGGGGTttgccccagggctgctccatataaaaagtaaacaaaatgtGTCTGGGGAACATTGTACTCAGTCAAGAGCTTGTTTGGCGCCCAGAGGAAGCAGACCCAAAACTGGCTCAAACCTGTTATCCATCAGTAGGTCCATTGTGTCATGAGGACCCTGCATGGACACAACAGCAGTGCCAAGTGGGATGAGCCAGAACATCTTTTAGATGCccctgagagcagctggagtTGCAGTAATGATATCGCTGGTGTGGCAGTGGAGAGGGAAACCCAGCCTTAATCCAGGGATGTGAAAGGGAAAGCAATGTTCAGTCTGGCAATTGTGCTCAGTGTTAACAGGGCACCACTGAATCCTTACCACAGGCTTTCTCCCATGCCATGATAGTAGTTTCCAACGAGGCATCTCCCCCAGCTGAGAAAGTGTTTctacagctgctgcttcaaaGCCCCAGATGGTCCCTCACATCTGGTGAGGGGTGGGGGTCCACATCTTGGGGTGGGGGTCCCAGGAGGCGGCCCAGCAAAATTCCCCTTGCTATTGTTGCTGCCTTAAACAAAAAGTTTTCTGCAAAGCTCATGCCCAAAGTGCTGAGAGAGAGCCAAGACTCCATCACCCTCATACAGTACCTCTGCCCCTGTGATCAAAGtgctctgtgtgcacacacagctctgccacccaACTACACCACAggctgatggggaaaaaaaaaccaggcaACACTGAGACTTCCTGCAAACTGTGGGGATGACATGGGATGCCTGG
This sequence is a window from Parus major isolate Abel chromosome Z, Parus_major1.1, whole genome shotgun sequence. Protein-coding genes within it:
- the LOC107216316 gene encoding myogenesis-regulating glycosidase-like, encoding MDTQTTHRSGKHGNFPKWHAKERQSTENVTPVKQKPSKELRPMLGAIFLGLILFIAAVVAWCYYTVSLRKAERLKTELMDLRADGFVIRNQHGEVVFRLAFRSGSLDLESCSKEGEILSCSRSSRGPLNFFIQTVKPKDTVMCYRVRWEELAAGPAVEHTMFWEDAHWYGGSEMSTQHWPIRLAGYQEPVPYVTSDVYSFRDSFGGILERYWLSSKAAAIKINDSVPFHLGFNATERTLFFQARYKDSPYKPPPGQQPFPELSYRVCVGSDVTSIHKYMVRRYFNKPSKIPAENAFRYPIWSTWALYKNDIDQDKVLSFAGEIKKYHFNCSHIEIDDMYTQAYGDFDFDPVKFPNVTEMFAKLREDGFKVTLWIHPFIHANSPNYEEGIERQLFIKEPSGRLPAMVEWWNGIGAILDFTNPAARDWFQSHLRQLRHKYGISSFKFDAGETSYLPKQFSTFRPLSDPSIWSRRYTEMAIPFYELAEVRVGYQSQNISCFFRIIDRDSVWGYELGLKSLIPTVLTISMLGYPFVLPDMIGGNFLPNRTEGAVEIPDRELYVRWLELSAFMPSMQFSIPPWLYDKEVVEIAQKFTELHESLVAPLLLELAGEVTDTGDPIIRPIWWISPHDEAAHRIDSQFLIGDTLMVAPVLEMGKQERDVYLPAGKWRSYKGELFEKTPVLLTDYPVDLDEVAYFLWVS